In Nocardia asteroides, the following proteins share a genomic window:
- a CDS encoding NAD(P)/FAD-dependent oxidoreductase, which yields MTQLNDTYDVVVLGGGAAGLNAALMLARSRRTVAVIDAGSPRNAPADGVHGLLAREGMPPLELLERGRSEVRGYGGHVVPGRVVGVERPDAVVGEGDPAPIGFGFRVTLEDGRAVSARRVLVATGLADELPEVPGLREQWGHGVLHCPYCHGWEVRDQRIAVLAGGPMSVHQALLFSQLSEDIVFLTHTAAGPSDEDAEMLAARGIRVVDGEVAEVLSTAGTLTGVRLADGTVLDRDALVVGPRMNTRATFLAGLGLEPQPHPSGIGDHIPADPVGRTAVPGVWIAGNATDPSAQVGAAAAAGAMAGAQINAELVMAETEHAVAARRPGIPA from the coding sequence ATGACACAGTTGAACGACACCTACGACGTGGTGGTCCTCGGCGGCGGCGCGGCCGGGCTGAACGCGGCGCTCATGCTGGCCCGTTCCCGCCGCACGGTCGCCGTGATCGACGCGGGTTCGCCGCGCAACGCGCCGGCCGACGGAGTGCACGGGCTGCTCGCGCGGGAGGGGATGCCGCCGCTGGAACTGCTCGAGCGCGGGCGTTCCGAGGTGCGCGGGTACGGCGGGCACGTGGTGCCCGGCCGGGTGGTCGGGGTCGAGCGGCCGGATGCTGTTGTGGGCGAAGGTGATCCGGCCCCGATCGGGTTCGGGTTCCGGGTGACGCTGGAGGACGGCCGCGCGGTGTCCGCGCGCCGCGTCCTCGTCGCCACCGGCCTCGCCGACGAACTCCCCGAGGTGCCCGGGCTGCGGGAGCAGTGGGGCCACGGCGTCCTGCACTGCCCCTACTGCCACGGCTGGGAGGTGCGTGACCAGCGCATCGCCGTCCTGGCCGGCGGACCGATGTCGGTGCACCAGGCGCTGCTGTTCAGTCAGCTGAGCGAGGACATCGTCTTCCTCACCCACACGGCCGCCGGGCCGAGCGACGAGGACGCAGAAATGCTTGCCGCGCGCGGCATTCGGGTCGTCGACGGCGAGGTCGCCGAGGTGCTGTCCACGGCGGGCACCCTCACCGGCGTCCGCCTGGCCGACGGCACCGTGCTCGACCGCGACGCCCTCGTCGTGGGCCCGCGCATGAACACCCGCGCCACCTTCCTCGCCGGCCTCGGCCTGGAACCGCAGCCGCACCCGTCCGGCATCGGTGACCACATTCCCGCCGATCCCGTCGGCCGCACCGCGGTCCCCGGCGTCTGGATCGCGGGCAATGCGACCGACCCGTCCGCCCAGGTCGGCGCGGCCGCGGCGGCGGGTGCCATGGCGGGTGCGCAGATCAATGCCGAACTGGTGATGGCCGAGACCGAACACGCGGTCGCCGCCCGG
- a CDS encoding helix-turn-helix domain-containing protein gives MDDLEKTLGSVGPRLRELRKLRRTTLADLSTETGISVSTLSRLESGDRKPTLELLLPLAKAHGVTLDELVDAPPTGDPRIHLRPVTRHGMTMLPLTKRAGGIQAFKMIIAPNARNRPEEPQVHEGYEWLYVLNGRLRLILGDNDIVLTPGEAAEFDTHVPHWFGAADDHPVEFLSLFGKQGERAHFRARPKGSG, from the coding sequence ATGGACGACCTGGAGAAGACGCTGGGATCGGTCGGCCCCCGGCTCCGTGAACTGCGCAAACTACGCCGGACCACGCTGGCCGACCTCTCGACCGAGACCGGCATCTCGGTCAGCACGCTGTCGCGCCTGGAGTCCGGCGACCGCAAACCCACCCTCGAACTGCTGCTTCCCCTGGCCAAAGCCCATGGCGTGACCCTCGACGAACTCGTCGACGCCCCACCCACCGGCGACCCGCGCATCCACCTGCGCCCGGTCACCCGCCACGGCATGACCATGCTCCCACTCACCAAGCGCGCGGGCGGCATCCAGGCCTTCAAGATGATCATCGCCCCGAACGCCCGCAATCGGCCCGAGGAGCCCCAGGTCCACGAGGGCTACGAATGGCTCTACGTCCTCAACGGCCGCCTGCGCCTGATCCTCGGCGACAACGACATCGTCCTCACCCCCGGCGAAGCCGCCGAATTCGACACCCACGTCCCGCACTGGTTCGGCGCCGCCGACGACCACCCGGTCGAATTCCTCAGCCTCTTCGGCAAACAGGGCGAACGAGCCCACTTCCGCGCCCGGCCCAAAGGCTCCGGCTGA